A stretch of the Anaeromyxobacter sp. genome encodes the following:
- a CDS encoding M28 family peptidase, producing the protein MGAALTEGRVLSRLADLTDTVGPRLTGSPGAEAAVAWAVRTFQAEGLRPWTEPVVVPVWRRGEERGEVVATPPAVNQPLRLTALGNSPGTPPGGLTGQLVQVGSLEELAALGEQVRGKVVLFQHGMGPAPLGQGLGYGDVARLRSRGPAAAARLGAVAALVRSLASASLATPHTGQTSFGDGPAIPAAAVTVEDALLLARLAARGPVTVRLVLGCGPGTPATAWSANVLAEVRGRERPEEVVIVSGHLDSWDLGPSAVDDGAGVSMAMEVVRLLSRLPVAPRRTVRAVLFMNEENGTNGGVAYARAHAAELHRHVAAVETDAGAGRPLGASVGAGEGGLALVERWLSPLRPLGAGAVRAGDGGVDIGPLRHAQVPVLELWQDGAHYFDWHHSAADTFDKVVPHDLLLATGAYAVLAWQLAEQPEVLPRPPVPTDPPWWSAEPLPPPDGRPAKGRSPAAGE; encoded by the coding sequence ATGGGCGCGGCGCTCACCGAAGGGCGGGTCCTCTCCCGGCTGGCCGACCTCACCGACACGGTGGGCCCGCGGCTGACCGGGTCGCCGGGCGCCGAGGCGGCGGTGGCCTGGGCCGTCCGCACCTTCCAGGCCGAGGGGCTGCGCCCCTGGACCGAGCCGGTGGTGGTGCCGGTGTGGCGGCGCGGCGAGGAGCGGGGCGAGGTGGTGGCCACGCCGCCCGCGGTGAACCAGCCGCTGCGCCTGACGGCGCTCGGCAACAGCCCGGGCACCCCGCCCGGCGGCCTGACCGGCCAGCTGGTGCAGGTGGGCTCGCTGGAGGAGCTGGCGGCCCTGGGTGAGCAGGTGCGCGGCAAGGTGGTCCTGTTCCAGCACGGCATGGGGCCGGCGCCGCTCGGGCAAGGGCTGGGCTACGGCGACGTGGCGCGGCTGCGCAGCCGGGGCCCGGCCGCGGCCGCCCGGCTGGGCGCGGTGGCGGCGCTGGTCCGCTCGCTGGCCTCCGCCTCGCTGGCCACCCCGCACACCGGCCAGACCTCCTTCGGCGATGGGCCGGCCATCCCGGCCGCGGCGGTGACGGTGGAGGACGCCCTCCTCCTGGCCAGGCTGGCCGCGCGCGGACCGGTGACGGTGCGGCTGGTGCTCGGCTGCGGTCCGGGCACGCCCGCCACCGCCTGGTCGGCCAACGTGCTGGCCGAGGTGCGCGGCCGGGAGCGGCCGGAGGAGGTGGTGATCGTCTCCGGCCACCTCGACAGCTGGGACCTGGGGCCCAGCGCGGTGGACGACGGCGCCGGCGTGTCGATGGCCATGGAGGTGGTGCGGCTGCTGTCGCGGCTGCCGGTGGCGCCGCGCCGCACGGTGCGCGCGGTGCTCTTCATGAACGAGGAGAACGGCACCAACGGCGGCGTGGCCTACGCCCGGGCCCACGCCGCCGAGCTCCACCGGCACGTGGCGGCGGTGGAGACCGACGCCGGGGCCGGGCGGCCGCTGGGCGCCTCGGTCGGCGCCGGCGAGGGCGGGCTGGCGCTGGTGGAGCGCTGGCTCTCACCGCTCCGCCCGCTCGGCGCGGGCGCGGTCCGCGCCGGGGACGGCGGCGTGGACATCGGCCCCTTGCGCCACGCGCAGGTGCCGGTGCTGGAGCTCTGGCAGGACGGGGCGCACTACTTCGACTGGCACCACTCGGCGGCGGACACCTTCGACAAGGTGGTGCCGCACGACCTCCTGCTCGCCACCGGCGCCTACGCGGTGCTGGCCTGGCAGCTGGCCGAGCAGCCGGAGGTGCTGCCGCGCCCGCCAGTCCCCACCGACCCGCCCTGGTGGTCCGCCGAGCCGCTGCCGCCACCCGACGGGCGGCCGGCCAAGGGCCGGTCGCCAGCCGCTGGCGAGTAG
- a CDS encoding alpha/beta fold hydrolase: protein MPTLLRDDGATLHVEVAGAGPPLLMLHGWSRSSLDLAGLAARLAPRHRVLSLDLRGHGRSTSGPFTLAALAGDVAALAGAEALHGALLLGWSLGGQVALAAAALPALRARLAGLVLVGATPRFTEGDGWPHGLPARAVEGLALRVRRQPAKALTRFLEDCLAPGEAEALGEGRLAALRGGPAPDAAAALAGLDLLASTDLRGALPAVTLPTLVLHGEADAICPVGAGRALAAALPAARLRTVPGAGHAPFLAQEALVAEAVLAFAGGPL from the coding sequence ATGCCCACCCTCCTCCGCGACGACGGCGCGACGCTCCACGTCGAGGTGGCGGGGGCCGGCCCCCCGCTGCTCATGCTGCACGGCTGGTCGCGCTCGTCGCTCGACCTGGCCGGGCTGGCGGCCCGCCTGGCCCCGCGCCACCGGGTGCTCTCCCTCGACCTGCGCGGCCACGGCCGCTCCACGTCCGGCCCCTTCACGCTGGCGGCGCTGGCAGGCGACGTGGCGGCCCTGGCCGGGGCCGAGGCGCTCCACGGCGCCCTGCTGCTCGGCTGGTCGCTGGGCGGCCAGGTGGCGCTGGCGGCGGCCGCGCTGCCCGCCCTGCGCGCCCGCCTGGCCGGGCTGGTGCTGGTGGGCGCCACCCCGCGCTTCACCGAGGGTGACGGGTGGCCCCACGGCCTGCCGGCCCGCGCCGTGGAGGGGCTGGCGCTCAGGGTGCGGCGCCAGCCCGCCAAGGCGCTGACCCGCTTCCTCGAGGACTGCCTGGCCCCCGGCGAGGCGGAGGCCCTGGGCGAGGGTCGGCTGGCCGCGCTGCGGGGCGGCCCCGCCCCGGACGCCGCGGCGGCGCTGGCCGGCCTCGACCTCCTGGCCTCGACCGACCTGCGGGGCGCGCTGCCGGCCGTGACCCTGCCCACCCTGGTGCTGCACGGCGAGGCCGACGCCATCTGCCCGGTGGGCGCCGGCCGCGCGCTGGCCGCCGCCCTGCCCGCGGCGCGCCTGCGCACCGTCCCGGGCGCCGGCCACGCCCCCTTCCTGGCCCAGGAGGCCCTGGTGGCGGAGGCCGTCCTGGCCTTCGCCGGGGGGCCCCTGTGA
- a CDS encoding flagellar basal body rod protein: protein MSTIHGIAASGLAAASARLGVSAHNVANALTPGFQPGRVEVSEVAGGGVATRVGQATDPLAEARADRALLAGGAPGESGTDLIAEVVEQSRAALLQQANLATLRTADETLEALLALKR, encoded by the coding sequence ATGAGCACCATCCACGGCATCGCAGCCAGCGGCCTCGCGGCGGCCTCCGCCCGCCTCGGCGTGAGCGCCCACAACGTGGCCAACGCCCTCACCCCGGGCTTCCAGCCGGGCCGCGTCGAGGTGAGCGAGGTGGCCGGCGGTGGCGTGGCCACCCGGGTGGGCCAGGCCACCGATCCGCTGGCCGAGGCCCGCGCCGATCGCGCGCTGCTGGCCGGCGGCGCCCCGGGCGAGTCGGGCACCGACCTGATCGCCGAGGTGGTGGAGCAGTCGCGCGCTGCGCTGCTGCAGCAGGCCAACCTGGCCACCCTGCGGACCGCCGACGAGACCCTCGAGGCGCTGCTGGCGCTGAAGCGCTGA
- a CDS encoding methyltransferase domain-containing protein, producing the protein MNPVDKARVRAAFSRGAAAYDGRAEVQAAVRAQALALAARAAPSARRVLDVGCGTGRLLADLAAARPGALLTGVDLAPGMCAAARAAAPGAALASADAEALPLRDAAFDLVLSTSTFQWLPRLEPALRECARVLRPGGRLVLALFAERTLGELTASWRAAAAGRAPDRTHRFFTRGEVGAALAAAGLVVAALEEEERVERHADARAVLRALKAIGAQNAAPQAGGLAGRRVTLELLRHYDSRYGGPDGVPVTWHVVYAVASR; encoded by the coding sequence GTGAACCCGGTGGACAAGGCCCGCGTCCGGGCCGCCTTCTCTCGCGGCGCCGCCGCCTACGACGGCCGGGCCGAGGTGCAGGCCGCGGTGCGCGCCCAGGCCCTGGCGCTGGCGGCCCGGGCGGCGCCTTCGGCCCGGCGGGTGCTCGACGTCGGCTGCGGCACCGGCCGGCTGCTGGCCGACCTGGCCGCGGCCCGGCCCGGCGCGTTGCTCACCGGCGTGGATCTCGCCCCCGGCATGTGCGCCGCCGCCCGCGCCGCCGCCCCGGGCGCCGCCCTGGCCTCCGCCGACGCCGAGGCGCTGCCGCTGCGCGACGCCGCCTTCGACCTGGTGCTCTCCACCTCCACCTTCCAGTGGCTGCCCCGGCTCGAGCCGGCGCTGCGCGAGTGCGCCCGGGTGCTCCGGCCGGGCGGGCGGCTGGTGCTGGCCCTCTTCGCCGAGCGGACCCTGGGCGAGCTGACCGCCTCCTGGCGGGCCGCCGCGGCCGGACGGGCCCCCGACCGCACCCACCGGTTCTTCACCAGAGGTGAGGTGGGCGCCGCCCTGGCCGCCGCCGGGCTGGTGGTGGCGGCGCTCGAGGAGGAGGAGCGGGTGGAGCGCCACGCCGACGCCCGCGCCGTGCTCCGCGCGCTCAAGGCCATCGGGGCGCAGAACGCCGCGCCGCAGGCCGGCGGGCTGGCCGGGCGGCGCGTCACCCTGGAGCTGCTGCGCCACTACGACTCGCGGTATGGCGGGCCGGACGGTGTCCCCGTGACGTGGCACGTGGTCTACGCGGTCGCTTCACGGTAG
- the genX gene encoding EF-P lysine aminoacylase GenX yields MGPGPPPADRLHSGPVTSARREMARARARLSAEVRRALGAAGYEEVETPTLVPAPGMEPHLSPFLTPFLPEGGGPPSPRWLITSPEYAMKRLLAEGFERIFQLSRVFRNGEVSATHNPEFTMLEFYRAGTGYAGIMADLERLVEAAARALAPGGAPEVRRGGRTVALAAPFERLTVAEAFRRHAGVDLGACAGDAVRLRAAARAAGHPVGPADEPFDDTFFRLMLDAVEPRLGLERPTFLTDWPASMAALARLRADDPRWAERFELYAGGLELANGFTELTDAVEQRARLLEEQALRVRLGRPALPLDEDFLAALPRMPEAGGVAVGFDRLLMLLTGAASIEEVLLFPAAGFPSG; encoded by the coding sequence ATGGGCCCCGGACCTCCGCCCGCCGACCGGCTACACTCCGGGCCCGTGACCAGCGCCCGCCGCGAGATGGCCCGAGCCCGGGCCCGCCTGTCCGCCGAGGTGCGCCGCGCCCTGGGCGCCGCGGGCTACGAGGAGGTGGAGACGCCGACCCTGGTGCCGGCGCCCGGCATGGAGCCGCACCTCTCGCCCTTCCTCACGCCGTTCCTGCCCGAGGGCGGCGGCCCGCCCAGCCCGCGCTGGCTCATCACCAGCCCGGAGTACGCCATGAAGCGGCTGCTGGCGGAGGGGTTCGAGCGCATCTTCCAGCTCTCGCGGGTCTTCCGGAACGGCGAGGTCTCGGCCACCCACAACCCCGAGTTCACCATGCTGGAGTTCTACCGGGCCGGCACCGGGTACGCGGGCATCATGGCGGACCTGGAGCGGCTGGTGGAGGCGGCGGCGCGGGCGCTGGCGCCGGGCGGCGCCCCGGAGGTGCGGCGCGGCGGGCGCACCGTGGCGCTGGCCGCGCCCTTCGAGCGGCTCACCGTGGCGGAGGCCTTCCGCCGCCACGCCGGGGTGGACCTCGGGGCCTGCGCGGGCGACGCCGTCCGGCTGCGCGCCGCCGCGCGCGCCGCCGGCCACCCGGTGGGGCCGGCGGACGAGCCCTTCGACGACACCTTCTTCCGGCTCATGCTCGACGCCGTGGAGCCCAGGCTCGGCCTGGAGCGGCCCACCTTCCTCACCGACTGGCCGGCCTCGATGGCGGCGCTCGCGCGCCTCCGCGCCGACGACCCGCGGTGGGCCGAGCGGTTCGAGCTCTACGCCGGAGGGCTCGAGCTGGCCAACGGCTTCACCGAGCTCACCGACGCGGTCGAGCAGCGGGCCCGGCTCCTGGAGGAGCAGGCGCTGCGGGTGCGGCTCGGGCGCCCGGCGCTGCCGCTCGACGAGGACTTCCTGGCCGCCCTGCCGCGCATGCCCGAGGCGGGCGGCGTGGCGGTGGGGTTCGACCGGCTCCTCATGCTGCTCACCGGCGCGGCCTCCATCGAGGAGGTGCTGCTCTTCCCGGCGGCCGGGTTCCCCTCCGGCTGA